The Biomphalaria glabrata chromosome 1, xgBioGlab47.1, whole genome shotgun sequence sequence TGCAATGTGTATCTGGGTTTGTAATGCAACGTGTATCTGGGTTTGTAATGCAACGAGTATCTGGCTTTGTAATGCAATGTGTATCTGGGTTTGTAATGCAATGTGTATCTGGGTTTGTAATGCAATGTGTATCTGGGTTTGTAATGCAATGTGTATCTGGGTTTGTAATGCAACGTGTATCTGGGTTTGTAATGCAATGTGTATCTGGGTTTGTAATGCAATGTGTATCTGGGTTTGTAATGTAATGGGAGAGACTGAATGATACTTATATGAAATCAATTTCTCATTTACTACAATTCAGAAaaataagtttaatttttttgttcaattaaaGTTTTTGTAAACAAAGTGTCTACTAGCTCTAATGTCTACATCGAGACTCTAAAGCCATCAACCAATCGCTACCTTCTTCTCACCCTCACcttgaaaacacacacacacacacactccttaACAATATGTCTGTGGGTATGAAAGTTTTGTAACCATAAGTTTTTATAAACTTGTTGGAATGCACAAAATGTGCAATCGAGTGCTGCTCAATAATTTGTGTACATCTTTGACAGGCCTCAGCTGCCTACTTCCTGTGTTGGTTCACTATGCAGAGATCAGAATATTTGATGAATTACATGAGTGGCTCCAATTGTTTGCAGGATCTGGAGAAAGTCAAAGAGAAGGAAGTGGCCGATAAAGACGTTGTGGACTTTAGACATGACTCTATACAGAACCCTTTCTTGTGTGCAGAAATACAGTTTTGTCCAAGTCAGTTGTTAatgttatctatctatctatctatctatctatctatctatctatctatctgtctgtctgtctgtctgtctgtctgtctgtccgtccgtccgtccgtctatctatctatctatcaatctatctatctatctatctatctatctatctatctatctgtcagtctgtctgtccttccgtccgtccgtccgtccgtccgtctgtctgtctgtctatctatctatctatctatctatctatctatctatctatctatctgtttgtctctctGTTTGTCCGTCTGTTTATCAGTCTGTCATAAACGTTTAAAGCTTGACTGCTGCCTACTCTATTAAACGTCTTCATGTTAATGTATATATGTTGATATTCTGTCGTTCTTTTGTTCAGTTATGACGAGTTCCTTGTTTATCTCTGGCTTCATACTTATGACGAGTTCCATGTTTATCTCTGGCTTCATACTTATGACGAGTTCCATGTTTATCTCTGGCTTCATACTTATGACGAGTTCCATGTTTATCTCTGGCTTCATACTTATGACGAGTTCCATGTTTATCTCTGGCTTCATACTTATGACGAGTTCCATGTTTATCTCTGGCTTCATACTTATGACGAGTTCCATGTTTATCTCTGGCTTCATACTTATGACAAGTTCCATGTTTATCTCTGGCTTTATACTTATGACGACTGTGTTCAATTATTGGTGCAGCGATTGTGGCAGCTTGTGAGCGGGGTTCGAGTAGGTTGTGTAAACGCTTGACCACTGGGCTATCTACTATAAGCCTGAAGGTTCACGTCACAAGCAAACCCGGACAATGAAATGCATcaaaactaattaaatttagtATTATGATTTATATGTTgggctaatttaaaaaaaacaacaacatttactGATTCTTAAGTGTGTCTTCTGCTTGGTTTCTGTGTTCTTTATACGATATTAGCTTCAGTTTCAAAAGAATTGTCTAATATATTCTAAGCTAACATTTCAACTTTGACCTTTGTGTCAGTCGTGAAAGGAAACAAAGCAAGTCTCAGTGTGCGAAAATCAGGGCTAACGAAAtgctatgtgtgtgtgagagagacagagagagagtgaataAGATAGGATGTGAGTGCGAgagtgtatgagagagagagatcattCCATTGATTCCCAACTATCCTAAAGAGTTGACTTATTGCAGATTATTGCTACGGAAGGAGATCAGGTGGTTCTGTACCGTCTCAGTTAGCTCTGATTAAAGATTCTGGAAACCCGTGCAAACATTTGAAAGTAACGAAATTATGTACATATTTACATTTAACTACAGAGTTGACCTGTTTTAagtttaatgttgttttattaagAACTGTCTATCACATATTTACGATAGTGCAAACGGcataatataacatatatacatattaggATGCATATAATCAGCACAGTAGACGGCATTACAGGTATAGAATTGATCCATTCATAGTACTTACTGGACTTCATTAGATGCCATTTGAGATGCAtgtcattttacaaacatttcacaagcaataagatttattttcattgacaACTCTGACTAAAACAATCTTTGAAATCAATAcgtttaaataatgtatttagaaaaaaggaaacatttaaaTTAGGTTCATGAAACgtaggtttttaaaattagacCCATAAAATGTATGTCCATGAAATGTATGTCCAAGAAATGCATGTCCAAGAAATGTATGTCCAAGAAATGTAGGTCTATGAAATGTAGGTCTATCAAATGTAAGCCCTTGAACTAAAGTTGTAAATTCTAAAGTATTCTAAAATCGTCTAGCTGCGTCACACTTATTGACAAAATAAAAGGATCAAAGTTGATTGAAATATGTGACCTCTACTagaacataaagaaatgaatctGGATAGAGACAGCAAGATTTatgaatatttcttttaattgttaaaaatatattagctttaaaaaaataccggGTGTAACCGGTGGGTAAACACTAGTTAATTCTATAAGACTTATAGGCCAACAGCGAGCCTCCAGCCATCAAGCCTTCACGTCAATTCTATCAGTGCCCCTTGGAGAAAAAAACCCACTTCGCgctgttttttattatttgtttattccACTAAACCAGCCAGTGGGTGTCCATTTGTTGATATTAGAATACATTTAGCAATCATTGTTTGACATCAGAGTTTATTGACTTCAATAGTCGGCTGTTAGTGCCAACACTCGCCTGCATATTGACATATGGCCAGTCAGGGACTATATTTCTTGTACCCAGGACCCAACGTGTACAATACTGCCTAATGAAAATACCGACTTCGACGGTCTACAGAGAAATATGTTTAATATCTCCTGCTCTTGTCAGAGATCTGGATTTATCTGGAGCTCCCGATTCGAACTCTGCGTTGGTAAGTTGTATAATTGAGAAATATTataagaacacacacacacacagccacacacacacacgaattcACAACTAGAAAACCATTTACCTTAAACTACACATTCACTTGCTTCCAAAACCTTGGGTGGACACATCTCTTTACTAAACCCGATTtaaccctaaaaatcccaatgCAGATGTGGATGAGTGTAAGTTGAAGACTGTGACGTGTACCAATGGTCAAGTCTGTCAGAATCTGCCAGGCAGCTACAAGTGCGTCTGTCGCAAAGGTTACAGGTTTGATGCAGAGAGCAACCAGTGTGTCGAGTTAGTACCCATTCCGTCACATTCTTTATCTCGGACTGGAAGGGTTAAAGCTATTCAACAGAGTAAGTAAGGTCTAGTGGATAGTGTAGGTCTAACGAACGACTCTATAAGATACTCATCAGTCTGTAAGCAATCGTAAACAGTATAGATTTGGTACATTTGTATTTCACGTCTTCTATGCTCTCAAgtggagaccaaaagaaaatctgctgccgaggacaaacgcagacgacgaaaagaaaatctaaatcgaccacctgtggacaatggttatgcttgcccaggatgtggcaaaatatgcaggtcacagctggggctgcgcagccacgggaaatactgtattcctcattaatcttcggactcgaagacaagccttattattattattattatgctctCATAGTTGGCATTAAACCTTGCCACATATATTAAGATGATAAgaactaaaaactcaaaatacccAGATGTTATAAAAAATGAGAAATTATCATGCAATCCCCATATTGACGAAATGGTTttacaaaatcaaacaaaacatttgggtttattaaaagaaatgtttacaaatcaaatatgaacataaaactaaaatgttatttaaccttggtttggccaataatagaataggTATCCTCTGtatgggacccctcaactcaaaacattaagaaactggaacagacacaaatagatcagtgagattcataacaattgaatattcatatttgattagaaaaaaaacctttattaaaatcattaaatttagttaGCCtacccttcaggatagaagacttgaagtagaaattatacataaaacactgaaccatgataaacaaatacaaaaccaaaacctaataaaatactcagaaaaacacaaagataaaggcacgttCCTCTATCCCTATGCTAGGAGAAACGTGTACACATACTTCTTCCTTGTAgcttaaagcatggaatgggttgcctgagtcagccagaaaAGCCAATgattgacagaatttaagtaattgattaacatacatgactagattgatctgGAGATacgaatcattttttttttgtagtgacgtctgtattttataagataagataaaacaaaGGAAAGTATCGCAGTTGATATTTCAAGGGACACGATTCTAATCATGAAATCCAATATCTACATTCACATCTACATTCACATCAACtaaaacttttttcttatttaaaagaataacaaaaaaatctgtttatttctttgttattttgGTGGATGTCGCTCTTTCATAGGCAAttaatgggggaaaaaaaagagaatattgattttttattgTCTGTGTCGTATATTTGTTTGTGTAGTTTTGATCTCAATATCATCCATAGTGTGATTGGACAGCTACTTGGCgtcttccgaaaaaaaaaattaaaaaaaaatttaaaaaaataaagaaataaaaaaaaataaaaaacataaaaaaaataaaaaataaagaaataatcaTAATAtagaatttgttttgtttccaatatagtaacaatttttaaaataagagaaATGTCATAGTGGCGACACTAACACAGGTCAGGATATAATCAAACCataacataaacacacacacatagagatCGCCGACGactgaattacaaaaaaaaaaaaatcatacaaaaACACGATCACTTAAAAGTAACAAATTAAGAATAACAATAAAGGACTCTTCCACCCAAACTATGAACTTCCCAGGTTGATTCTCTTGACTGCGTTGAACAGTAAAATGTTCAAATTCGTCCATCAACAGATCCTTGCCGGTAATGTACTATTTGTTTTGAAACAATCCTTGGGCACTCTTTCAATGGAGTGAAAGACAAAAAGCCTCGATTGGTTCCCATTAGCTTTGGGCCCCAAGAGATAGAGTTGTAAAAACCCAACAGTTTAAAAGTCCACTTTTTAGATATAATGTCTTCATCGACCAAAGCGGTTagccaaaaaaataatacataattAAACAGCAGTGTTAAGAATTCCCTCGAATACAAGTAAACCCTAGACTTTTTTACGTGTGAAAATGTCAGACaagtcaaggaaaaaaaatacaagatatATTTTTGAGTCTGTAGTTTTGTTAGTGTATCAATCCAGAGAATAGAATAGCTTCCAGTTGATATTCAAAGACATATTTGTATTTCAGCATTGCAACATACACTCTCTCTCTGACCTTTTAAGTTATGTCACGAAGATCTGacttgaaatttatttttgtgcTAACAAGGCTGATTCCAATAGAATTTCAAGCGCAACaagtttttaaacatattttattccatatataaataaatatatatatatataaagatgtgcatgtgtgtgtgtatatatatataaagatgtgcatgtgtgtgtgtgtgtattttttgccttgcattaaaacctttagaaagaaagctaatttcattgtttaattctattgacttattatataacggaaaaccttatAAGTTTAAAATGGCATAAAAGAAATTGATACAAATTTCTACAATTAGAtttagcaaacaaagaaaacataTGCTGGAGTGTAATgaaacacttgacctctgtaaTGAGTGTACTGGTaaaatagatctacatgcttgactgacaatgccaatgtgttattgtTTTACTTGACTGCTCAACACTATTGCATatgcccaaggaaaaaaaacgtgATGGTCAACACCATCAACTAAACACACTACCAGGGCCGTTGCTATCTATTGTGCACAGGCGGCCAAATGTAAAGGGCGGTTAaatcatcatttttttaaaatattttctgtataaattctaattattccaatatcctttgtaaacttaaaaaaaaaacaaaaaataaaaaataaacaacaacgcTATTCCtacataagaaattattttgtataCTTTAGTTAGAAGAAATAAAGTAGTGCAGCGCTTGAGGGATTCCAATGGATTTTTCCCATAGCCGCCAACTCATTTCtagccttgaattttcgcgggtttTTTGTAATATCCGTTTTGAGACGAATAGGTCACCTTGTAAGTAGATctaatacttatattttaaatggCTGCTTGTTTAGCATTAGAATATTATTTACATTAGGCCTATGTTCTTTGAGTTCTAGCTTAAAATACACTTTAATTATGTTATATCGTTGTAATACTTgttcaaatcaattaaaaacgatatctgttttttaaataaatattatatccATATtcgattattattaatattatactgTTTTGGATTATTGATCATCTGTATCTttactgcagtgtttctttggggggaggggggggagagggatTTCCTcttatagggggggggggggcgcaaagACCTGACAAAAATTGTTTTGGAGTGTGTTTGTTTCCTATGCGGCGgaaagaagaggttaagcgattgattggtgaTTATGCAATGACGATGATGAAGTTAGCGTACCTAGTGCAAATGTGAGACTGCAGATAGATCAATCTTGAGACTTGAAAGAGAGACTTGAAAGAGTGAAGacgtttttaaaatcattttattcattactatttgatctagatctatatctcatctcaagttaaatctgTGAATACCAACAGTCTATTGAGTTCACAACAGAAGTTTGGTCAAATTATTTTACGTTTGTTTATTAGAAAACATAAAACGGCCACATCGGTTCAGTTGTACCagctgtctagagctacaagtCCACATCGGTTCTGTTGTACCAGCTGTCTAGAGCTACACGCCCACATCGGTTCTGTTGTACCAGCTGTCTAGAGCTACACGCCCACATCGGTTCAGTTGTACCagctgtctagagctacaagtccacatcggttcagttgtaccagctgtctagagctacaagtCCACATCGGTTCTGTTGTACCagctgtctagagctacaagtCCACATCGGTTCTCTTGTACTagctgtctagagctacaaaCCCACATCGGTTCTGTTGTACTagctgtctagagctacaaacccacatcggttcagttgtaccagctgtctagagctacaaacccacatcggttcagttgtaccagctgtctagagctacaaaCCCACATCGGTTCAATTGTACTtgctgtctagagctacaagtccacatcggttcagttgtaccagctgtctagagctacaaaCCCACATCGGTTTTATTGTACTtgctgtctagagctacaagcccacatcggttcagttgtactagctgtctagagctacaagcccacatcggttcagttgtaccagctgtctagagctacaagcccacatcggttcagttgtaccagctgtctagagctacaagcccacatcggttcagttgtaccagctgtctagagctacaaaCCCACATCGGTTCTATTGTACCagctgtctagagctacaagcccacatcggttcagttgtaccagctgtctagagctacaaaTCCACATCGGTTCTGTTGTACCagctgtctagagctacaaaCCCACATTGGTTCTGTTGTACCAGCTGTCTAGAGCTACACGCCCACATCGGTTCAGTTGTACCagctgtctagagctacaagtccacatcggttcagttgtaccagctgtctagagctacaagtCCACATCGGTTCTGTTGTACCagctgtctagagctacaagtCCACATCGGTTCTCTTGTACTagctgtctagagctacaaaCCCACATCGGTTCTGTTGTACTagctgtctagagctacaaacccacatcggttcagttgtaccagctgtctagagctacaaacccacatcggttcagttgtaccagctgtctagagctacaaaCCCACATCGGTTCAATTGTACTtgctgtctagagctacaagtccacatcggttcagttgtaccagctgtctagagctacaaaCCCACATCGGTTTTATTGTACTtgctgtctagagctacaagcccacatcggttcagttgtactagctgtctagagctacaagcccacatcggttcagttgtaccagctgtctagagctacaagcccacatcggttcagttgtaccagctgtctagagctacaagcccacatcggttcagttgtaccagctgtctagagctacaaaCCCACATCGGTTCTATTGTACCagctgtctagagctacaagcccacatcggttcagttgtaccagctgtctagagctacaaaTCCACATCGGTTCTGTTGTACCagctgtctagagctacaaaCCCACATTGGTTCTGTTGTACCagctgtctagagctacaaaCCCACATCGGTTCATTTGTACTtgctgtctagagctacaaacccacatcggttcagttgtacttgctgtctagagctacaaacccacatcggttcagttgtaattgctgtctagagctacaaacccacatcggttcagttgtacttgctgtctagagctacaaacccacatcggttcagttgtacttgctgtctagagctacaaacccacatcggttcagttgtactagctgtctagagctacaagtccacatcggttcagttgtacttgctgtctagagctacaaaCCCACATCGGTTCTATTGTACCagctgtctagagctacaaaCCCACATCGGTTCTGTTGTACCagctgtctagagctacaaaCCCACATTGGTTCTGTTGTACCagctgtctagagctacaaaCCCACATCGGTTCTGTTGTACCagctgtctagagctacaaaCCCACATCGGTTCTATTGTACCagctgtctagagctacaagtccacatcggttcagttgtacttgctgtctagagctacaaaCCCACATCGGTTCTGTTGTACCagctgtctagagctacaaaCCCACATCGGTTCTATTGTACTagctgtctagagctacaagtccacatcggttcagttgtacttgctgtctagagctacaagtCCACATCGGTTCAGTTGTACCAGCTGTCTAGAGCTACACGCCCACATCGGTTCTGTTGTACCagctgtctagagctacaaaCCCACATCGGTTCAGTTGTACCAGCTGTCTAGAGCTACACGCCCACATCGGTTCAGTTGTATCAGCTGTCTAGAGCGACAAGTCCACATCGGTTCAGTTGTACCagctgtctagagctacaaacccacatcggttcagttgtactagctgtctaGAGCTACACGCCCACATcggttcagttgtactagctgtctagagctacaaacccacatcggttcagttgtacttgctgtctagagctacaagtccacatcggttcagttgtaccagctgtctagagctacaaacccacatcggttcagttgtactagctgtctagagctacaagtccacatcggttcagttgtaccagctgtctagagctacaaacccacatcggtttagttgtactagctgtctagagctacaagtccacatcggttcagttgtaccagctgtctagagctacaaaCCCACATCGGTTCTGTTGTACCagctgtctagagctacaaacccacatcggttcagttgtactagctgtctagagctacaagtccacatcggttcagttgtaccagctgtctagagctacaaaCCCACATCGGTTCTATTGTACTagctgtctagagctacaagtccacatcggttcagttgtaccagctgtctagagctacaaaCCCACATCGGTTCTATTGTACTagctgtctagagctacaagtccacatcggttcagttgtactagctgtctaGAGCTACACGCCCACATCGattcagttgtactagctgtctagagctacaaaCCCACATCGGTTTTATTGTACttgctgtctggagctacacgCCCACATCGattcagttgtactagctgtctaGAGCTACACGCCCACATCGGTTttacatgtttgtaaaatgttttacatatttcggatgttccttcagagttgaaaatagtttacttcctaggccaaacctcccgcaggacgacgggggatgggagcgggcagggtttttTTTCTAGGGTGTCGCCACCCtaaaatgtgagaaacactgcctgACTTTTTTAAAGATAGGATCTGAATTCATTGCATGACTTGTactttgaattatttattttgtattaaactCAAGGAAACTATTAAGCGCTGAGTTGCTGTATTTTGTGCTAGTGGTGTGTTCGATTAACTTTGTTCTCACCTCTGAATCTGCGTATGTCAGAAGATTGTTCAACGGAACGTTGAAACAGTACCACCGTCAAGGTCAATGGTTTTTGTATTTTGAGTCTTTTTCTACTATCTTCCCGATGGAGGGTTgaataaagaaagataaaagaacAATAATCTCGATATTCTTTAAAACTCCACAATTTGATCATTTGTGGATTCCCAGAATTACTTTCATAATTGagttcattttatttgtttcaaa is a genomic window containing:
- the LOC106067485 gene encoding uncharacterized protein LOC106067485 isoform X1, with the translated sequence MAFKIKILFITFFYFLLNTKHSDSKPVINPLRDKLRIVGLYLAAHKYFEVDRRTGSEMTWKYDERVYHKYFPLPRLKRLHPEVRTACDQGVLTCIDVIADNAVKSYSLKYLTLKYMNETNPSKPFATPLELFQYRASAAYFLCWFTMQRSEYLMNYMSGSNCLQDLEKVKEKEVADKDVVDFRHDSIQNPFLCAEIQFCPNYCYGRRSGGSVPSQLALIKDSGNPCKHLKDPTCTILPNENTDFDGLQRNMFNISCSCQRSGFIWSSRFELCVDVDECKLKTVTCTNGQVCQNLPGSYKCVCRKGYRFDAESNQCVELVPIPSHSLSRTGRVKAIQQKTALMAMFEYVIGLRNNTEP
- the LOC106067485 gene encoding fibulin-2-like isoform X5, whose translation is MTWKYDERVYHKYFPLPRLKRLHPEVRTACDQGVLTCIDVIADNAVKSYSLKYLTLKYMNETNPSKPFATPLELFQYRASAAYFLCWFTMQRSEYLMNYMSGSNCLQDLEKVKEKEVADKDVVDFRHDSIQNPFLCAEIQFCPNYCYGRRSGGSVPSQLALIKDSGNPCKHLKDPTCTILPNENTDFDGLQRNMFNISCSCQRSGFIWSSRFELCVDVDECKLKTVTCTNGQVCQNLPGSYKCVCRKGYRFDAESNQCVELVPIPSHSLSRTGRVKAIQQKTALMAMFEYVIGLRNNTEP
- the LOC106067485 gene encoding fibulin-2-like isoform X6; protein product: MVYHKYFPLPRLKRLHPEVRTACDQGVLTCIDVIADNAVKSYSLKYLTLKYMNETNPSKPFATPLELFQYRASAAYFLCWFTMQRSEYLMNYMSGSNCLQDLEKVKEKEVADKDVVDFRHDSIQNPFLCAEIQFCPNYCYGRRSGGSVPSQLALIKDSGNPCKHLKDPTCTILPNENTDFDGLQRNMFNISCSCQRSGFIWSSRFELCVDVDECKLKTVTCTNGQVCQNLPGSYKCVCRKGYRFDAESNQCVELVPIPSHSLSRTGRVKAIQQKTALMAMFEYVIGLRNNTEP
- the LOC106067485 gene encoding uncharacterized protein LOC106067485 isoform X2, which translates into the protein MAFKIKILFITFFYFLLNTKHSDSKPVINPLRDKLRIVGLYLAAHKYFEVDRRTGSEMTWKYDERVYHKYFPLPRLKRLHPEVRTACDQGVLTCIDVIADNAVKSYSLKYLTLKYMNETNPSKPFATPLELFQYRASAAYFLCWFTMQRSEYLMNYMSGSNCLQDLEKVKEKEVADKDVVDFRHDSIQNPFLCAEIQFCPNYCYGRRSGGSVPSQLALIKDSGNPCKHLKDPTCTILPNENTDFDGLQRNMFNISCSCQRSGFIWSSRFELCVDVDECKLKTVTCTNGQVCQNLPGSYKCVCRKGYRFDAESNQCVELVPIPSHSLSRTGRVKAIQQNGVAERYVPYFC
- the LOC106067485 gene encoding fibulin-2-like isoform X3, which codes for MAFKIKILFITFFYFLLNTKHSDSKPVINPLRDKLRIVGLYLAAHKYFEVDRRTGSEMTWKYDERVYHKYFPLPRLKRLHPEVRTACDQGVLTCIDVIADNAVKSYSLKYLTLKYMNETNPSKPFATPLELFQYRASAAYFLCWFTMQRSEYLMNYMSGSNCLQDLEKVKEKEVADKDVVDFRHDSIQNPFLCAEIQFCPNYCYGRRSGGSVPSQLALIKDSGNPCKHLKDPTCTILPNENTDFDGLQRNMFNISCSCQRSGFIWSSRFELCVDVDECKLKTVTCTNGQVCQNLPGSYKCVCRKGYRFDAESNQCVELVPIPSHSLSRTGRVKAIQQTLQHTLSL
- the LOC106067485 gene encoding uncharacterized protein LOC106067485 isoform X4; its protein translation is MAFKIKILFITFFYFLLNTKHSDSKPVINPLRDKLRIVGLYLAAHKYFEVDRRTGSEMTWKYDERVYHKYFPLPRLKRLHPEVRTACDQGVLTCIDVIADNAVKSYSLKYLTLKYMNETNPSKPFATPLELFQYRDLEKVKEKEVADKDVVDFRHDSIQNPFLCAEIQFCPNYCYGRRSGGSVPSQLALIKDSGNPCKHLKDPTCTILPNENTDFDGLQRNMFNISCSCQRSGFIWSSRFELCVDVDECKLKTVTCTNGQVCQNLPGSYKCVCRKGYRFDAESNQCVELVPIPSHSLSRTGRVKAIQQKTALMAMFEYVIGLRNNTEP